The Helicoverpa armigera isolate CAAS_96S chromosome 7, ASM3070526v1, whole genome shotgun sequence genomic sequence AGTATACGAGCGGTTACTCCCAGCCACCGTTGGTGCGGGTCTGTGGACGATGAGTTTTGGGTAGCTCAACGTCCCTCCGTCTAAAGACGACAGCCCCGAGTCAGTGGCGCGTTTCGTTCCACGCACTCCTCAAAGAGAGTCAACAAAGCTTAGAGGCTTAGGGCTTAAGCCTGCCAggtctgcgggattgttcgaaagagatgaTTTAAGAACTCATAatctaatacatataataataataatgcctATCTAACTTCTTTTACTCGtgtattacataattttattgattaaaaaaaataacactagtttacatgacttttgttcatgaaatggaatacatacggttacattactttgggtatctacatctcggaaaaaatatttaaaaaaatccagcacgtcaggtttttgaaatatttattaagaagatttttacaaaaaacacatctaaataaacgatagacagttaaaaatgggtaatttttgctctttttttataaatattttcatctgtatctctcacaacagaccaacaatagtcccctagcatgttttcgtcccaaaaaccttgataattttgctcaaataattttaaatcttggtgaaatcgctcaccgtgttcatcactcacactaccaagattttctggaaaaaaatctaagtaggaatgcaaaaattgaatttttagtgacatatttacacccatacgctcataattatgcaataaattttcaacGATCTGTTtgtaattatcactttttttattgcctaaaaaATTTTTAACGACACTTTTGAAAGAGTTCCAGGCTGCTTTTTCTACATCGGTTAAAAGGCTCTCGATTTTTGTATCGTCCAATATTCTCCTGATTTGAGGACCCACaaatatcttcttcttatcttcCTTTAATTTAGCCGCAGAAAGATTCGTAAATACAGAGCAGAGATATTGAAATGCAGGCTTGGACTTATCCAAAgctttggtaaaatttttcatcattggtttaccaaatttcagtgatctatttttacctgaataccaggagctgaggaccaatctgcaattagtggaacccaatttttatcttgatttgacaccggaaatccaaaatattgtaaataggcttcttgcaatggttttgttaaagggaaaccacgatttaactgaacaattttcccacaaacataacaaaatctatctggatgtagtttacacactctagatgacatttttatataaaaatgagacttttgattcacacagttttttacaaaacagaacgataaacgcatttaaacaattgcgggtagataaaaaaaagtcatcgatatctccgaattgtgacgtgctacggaaaataaaaaaatattttttttgtaaccatccatagcctacttaaataatataggtttcatttcatgaacaaaaaaaaaatatttttttgtaaactagtgtaatcaTTAATTGTgtagtaagaaaataaatctaatcTACGAAgatgagtacctacttatgaagTAAGAGACAGTATATCTAGgtatctaaaataatataacgGATTAGTAAACTGTTGTGTTACATCTCAGCTTGCtctctttgtttaattgtattCGGTAGAGTAGTCGCTTTAGTTTCAGGGAGGAAATAACAAAGAATCGCTGCGCTAAATGCTACACTACTGAATATGAGAATAGACACCCACTCTATACCGATATTTACCACAAACGGAGCAATGAAACTTCCGAATCTCGCGAACATGGAAGAAAACCCGAGTGCTGTATTTCTTATTACAGTCGGGAATATTTCTGACGAGTATAAGTAAACTTGAACAAATGATGTGTAAGCTCCTATTAAACCAATTATCGCAAATGCTAATGTAGCTGCTCTCATATCACTAGGAATGAATATGAAAACTAATAAAGACACCGCGGCTGTCGTGAAACTAGATATGATGCTGACTTTTCTTCTCAAGTGCAGTGTGGCTATGATGACTATAATCAAGCCGGGAGTGAGGCACGCCGCAGAGAGCAGCACGTTCAAGTACAAGTTGCCTTGCAGGCGCCCGATGTACTGGTTGATGCCGAAGAACGTGTGTGAGCAGAACATCCATATCAATGCTGTTATGATTGTGTACACTCGGATTTTTGGAGTTCTGAACAAGTCTACATAAGTGATTTTCTGTTGATTCTTGCTGTCAATCTTGTTTAATAATTCTACCTTTTCAACAATTGCTTCAATATTATCGGTTGGTCGATTGTTTCTGCAATTTAAATGAAGCATGTGTTATCAGGTGCAGTATAAGaacgtgaaaataaaatgtgaccGGTAGTAATCACTTACTTTTTAGCTATGTGTGTAAGGATGTCAATGGCTTCCTTCTTTCTGCCGACTGTTATCAGCCATCGAGGAGATTCGGGTATCAGCCAATAATATACAATAACTATGATCCATGGCACTGACGTTACTAACTGTAACTGTCTCCAATCTCTCACAAAGTAAGCTATTATTGGTAGCGTGATGTAGCTTATTAAGAATGACACTTCAATAAGTCCAGATAGGTAGGGTCTGAAAGACTTTCCACATAATTCAACGGCTAGTATGTAGCAACTTAGCATTGATCCACCAATAGCTACTCCGATCAAGAATTGGCATACCAAAAGCAACCAAAAGTATGGAACTACTGCTGAGATGATTATAAATATTACTTCGAGGAACAGTGACGTTAGCACTACAGATTTCCGACCAGACCTGGAAATGAAATAAGAATTAACATGACCAtctttgagtttgagtttttgACATACATTGTATACCAAATAGTGtaaagaaatcattaaaaatcaCCTGTCGGAGAAGTAACCGAACAGTAAGCTTCCAAACAATATTCCAATTTGCATCATCGATTGTGCCAAACTAGCAAGATGTGTCCTGTTACATATAAGGTCCCATTCACTTGTGACCGAACTGACAATAGTGCTCGTGTCATATTCCGGGTTATTACAAGGACAATAGTTAGTCACATTGTTGTCCAAGCACTTGTACTCCACACTGGGTATTAGGAACActacattatttaattgatattcaCATGGAAACCACCCTACTGAGATCAAAAACAATATCCACGTTTGGTATTTTCCAAAACGACCAATTGCTGTTTCTATCGGGTCTTCATCCATTTTGTTTGGCTGAAAACATTAAGACTTaattaaatttagaaaaaaacttaCGTCCCTAGCACACGGGATAATCTCAATTATAGAAGCACTTACCTAACTTTATGGATTCACAAACTCGTGGACGTCCTGAGCAACGTTGCTGACGTCCTAAAATTACCGTTCAAAATTTTGATGCACTATTCAATTTTCATTGTTTACCAGCGCCTGTGCCTTATTAATTGTGACCGGTGACTCTTACAGTGATAGACTCATGCATAATAAAGATCACAAAAAATGCGGCaatgtcataaataaatattttatcagaatcGATCTCGTCATGAGAttaaaagattatatttttatctcagGGTACTTGCCCGGGCGTCACCCTGCATGGAACTCAATGGTTAGTCTACTCCAGACGTCCCCCAACGTCTTAATTGATAAATTGTAGTGGACATAAACTAATAGTGAACACACACATGTCAGAACCGACCGCAGCAGCTATAGAATCTTTTTTTGGAATCGGTCGCGTCGCTAGAATCTGGAAGCATCACAACAAATCAGATATGACATTTGACAGAGTCGATTCTTTCGCTGCCTGCACGAAGCTACAGGTCGGTGACCGCCCATCGATTCTGACAGGTGTGCGTTCACCATTAGATTCATATAGACTCCAATTATCAATTGCGACTTTCGGCTCAGAGCTTGCCCAGCAGGGGTCAGGTTGGTtgtaagtaaacatttttggGTTCATAAATGGCTCCAACAAGAACATGGGTGAGTCCGTAAGATTCTTCCTGAAGCTAAACTAAGAACAGCCAAAGGGGTAATTAATTTGATGATTACCAACGTCCCAAAAAGTAATTAGATATGGTATGGTACAGGTACTGTAAATATACACCTCCAATTTGaatgaaaacaataatgatacttttatcaaataatttagaGGGCCTAGCAcaacctaatataaaaaaagcgTAACGTACCTAAAGCGATTTGAAAGATAATTGCGTTCAAGGGCGTTAGAATTTATTTGTCATTTGTTCTGCTTAGGTCAAGATGATCAATCAATTATTGTGTGtgtgtcaattttatttttagatatcaCAGAACAATGTTCTGTTCTGAGAACATCATCCCACtaacttttaatgaaattttattaatgCACCTTTATAGTAACGTACGTATTTGAAAACGGACAAATACCGCACTAACTGCAAATAgtgctataattttttttattaaagagcGAGTTACGAAATCCAAgtcctaattattttttttcttaataggtacttataaagattttaatgaaaattaataatttaataataagaaTTCGTTCCAGCACTTTATTTCATGATAAAATCTATGCCATGAAAAAATCTTGTATTCACAATCCGTCTCTTtatattgatttgtttaatattgtataTAAAAACGTCATAACTAAGTATTCTGCGACAAAGATTATCGGCAAAATAAAAGATTCGACCTTCaggatttattttcatttctgcATAACAATAAAACTGTCGGTAAAGATCAATTTTATGGACAATTGTGGTATCGTTTagatataacattttatatacatacttcAGTAAGCATTTATAGCTTTTATTCTTTTATCCTATATATACTAAATACTTTTATAcgatatttacttattataaaaattgcacCAATCATCCCGTGTAAATTAGCGAATGCTTATCTCGGAagacagtttttattttggcctgTTAAATAAATGATAGCAATCGTTCTACTACACTATTGCATGATCTCTTTACAGTGAACTATAAAAATGATCACGAAAAAGAGTAAAAGACGTTTTTAAGGTCAAAACAAAACGAAACTATTGTGCAGATATTTTTCTAGTCAAGACTCTTTGTCGATTGATCATTGAtggtattttgaaaaatatttgaggAAGCACCCGTTTCTGGTTAAATATGACCTATATACTGGCATAATTGAACACCTGGTACTTGGATACGACATTCAATGAAGAAATTAATGAGCTATAAATGCACTAAACATCTGGTACGTGAAACTTTAAGAATACGACCGAACGTAGCAGTGTGTTACGCCCCTGATAAACTTATTGCAGCAAGTGTCACAGACGCCATTCGCTTTAATTTTTTCATTGGAAATAACCATTGTACATTCTGCGACTTTTAGTGGTTCTTCAAGTTACATTTATAGTTTTCAAGAATTTTCATGAGTAACTAAAATCTGCACTCACTGTATTTTTGAACAAGGTAAACTATTTTGAACTATTGATTGTATAAGGTACCTTATGACAAGGAGCATTctacaattatgttttattataaggTAATTAAAGGGAGTAACTGCattgttaagtaaaattaataaaagtggCCATCTAATacactcatttttttatttatcacagcCTATAAAAATAGACTTTTTGTAGCTTACACATTCTATAACTTATCCTATAGGTAGATTTCATAAATACATTTCtgcaaatataaattaatttacaataaaatgtcaataacaCTTACAATTAATAGTCTTTAAGTTAGATGGGTATTGTTCTCACGCACTCACATACTGATACAATTTGCGCACAACATCACACAGATCTAAAAATACGAATACTTGTTAAAGCCGTGGCATAATTTACGCTTCGCCTTCTTCTAATGTGTCAGGTAGTTTCTTCCCGCAGGTTTCGGGGAGAAGGAAACAGAGAGCAGCTCCTATTAGAGGCACAATGCCGAAAGCTAGTGGTGGCAACCACGCGCTTGTGTGCGCGAGAGTAGCCACGAACGGGGCTAACATGGAACCTATTCTAGCAACTGTTGACGAGAGCCCAACACCTGAATTTCTCACAACAGTTGGGAATAGTTCGCCTGCGTATAAGTAAACGGTGGCGAAGGATATGCTCAGGCCCCAAAGTCCAGTGCAGCCGAGGGTCAAGTGGCTGACGCCGGATTGTGGCACCACAATGATGAGGAGGCAGCTGATTCCAGTCACACAGTTTGCGCTGATCAGTGTGATCTTCCTTCCAAGCAGTTTGTTCGCGTAGACTGACATAATAGTGCCGGGTACCTGGAGACAAGATATTTTCATtagataaaactaaaattactatACGTATGCTGATAGAACCAATAATTAAGAAGTAGGTACTGAAATAGGAGCCAAAAGAGTACCGGAgacgaaaaaatataagaacCTACGTACAATATAAGTATCTACGTCAcgataaatacatacaaaaaatatcgtaGAAGGGGTCGTCTGAGATATATGGTATATAAAACATATCAAAGAGAAGGTGAAGGTTGTGCTGGACAAGGAAGTTCAAGAATTAGCACATGATAAGCAGAAACGAGCAGGGCATAGtgaaacattataattactaACACCTTGTAACCTACCTATGTtcacagaataaagagctttgactttgactttaacgTTTGTGTTTATAAGTAGGTTACCAGcggaatatatttaatttataagataGTTACTGAGACattacttttgaaaattttacatGGACGATTTTATTCTTTGAGTAAAGGTTGATCAGTGATTGCAATTTTATGTGCGTGTCGTGTGAAATTTCACAGCGTGATTTCTAGTAATAAAGTTTAATCGGTGGCGGGTGCCTGTCGTTAAGATAACAAATGTCAGCTAGATTATTTCGGGTAAAACTGGTTATGATAATACAGTCAATAATTTTCCAGTGAATTCATACGTGAACTTATGTCTGAACTGACATTAatgaattaatgtttttttcctaTCGTAAAAAGTgcgataaaatgttttatgattttgtGAAGCTGAATGTTGTTCTTTGCAATAagtgttttatattaaagttttgacttttaatattgaaattaaatgtaataaaataaagcgCTGAAATATTACCTGAATGGAAGCAGAAATAGCCACATTAGTGAAGATATTTCCAGATATATGGCTCATGTACTGCGAAACGCCGAAGAAGCAGAGTCCGCAGACGAACCAGTTGAAGCAGATGGCTATAGTGCGCGTGCGCAGGCGAGGCGTGCGGAACAGCGCGAGGAACGACGCGTGCTCGTCTTGCTTCGCTCCCACGTCCACCGCCATCTTCTGCGTAGATGACGCTATTCCTTCTGTTGGTCTACCATTCCTGAAATTGAGGGTTTCATTTAAGAGGGAGAATAGATGGTaggatattttacaaaaatgcaGTTGAGATTGCAATAGGTATAGAGGTAGATGCCGACCGTGCTTAAGCCGTTACAGTAACTAAGTCAAAATAGTAAATAGATAATGATAAAGAATAACGAAATCGATCATTATGCTTCACACGGTTAAGACAGATAATAGGAAATCGGAACGGCTTTCTACCTCGATACCAATTGTTTTCACGTAACAGTTTACTTTTTGCAAGCTGACGACATATTTGTATTGCGTTCGTGTTCCTTTCTTAAAAAGCGAAAGTGCATTATTTTAGACTGTAAATTCGTTGATATTCTCACCTCTTTGCCGCGACTTCCATGATCTTGACGGCTTCTTCGGTTCTGCCAGCAGTCAGGAGCCACCTCGGAGATTCAGGCAATAAGAAGTAGTAGCTCAGGAACAATACGGACGGCAGTGAAATCGCAAGTTGGAATGTACTCCAATCCCGGAGATAGTAAGCGAATAGAGGCAGCGTCAAATGTCCCAAGTTGAACGGTATCTGGTATATAATTCCCACAGTATCTCTGTATTTCGCTCCAATCAGTTCCATGGTTAAGACGAAGCTGGTGACCATGGTGCCGCCAGTGGCGACGGCAAGGAAGAAGCGGAGGGTTGTG encodes the following:
- the LOC110370292 gene encoding organic cation transporter protein, whose product is MDEDPIETAIGRFGKYQTWILFLISVGWFPCEYQLNNVVFLIPSVEYKCLDNNVTNYCPCNNPEYDTSTIVSSVTSEWDLICNRTHLASLAQSMMQIGILFGSLLFGYFSDRSGRKSVVLTSLFLEVIFIIISAVVPYFWLLLVCQFLIGVAIGGSMLSCYILAVELCGKSFRPYLSGLIEVSFLISYITLPIIAYFVRDWRQLQLVTSVPWIIVIVYYWLIPESPRWLITVGRKKEAIDILTHIAKKNNRPTDNIEAIVEKVELLNKIDSKNQQKITYVDLFRTPKIRVYTIITALIWMFCSHTFFGINQYIGRLQGNLYLNVLLSAACLTPGLIIVIIATLHLRRKVSIISSFTTAAVSLLVFIFIPSDMRAATLAFAIIGLIGAYTSFVQVYLYSSEIFPTVIRNTALGFSSMFARFGSFIAPFVVNIGIEWVSILIFSSVAFSAAILCYFLPETKATTLPNTIKQREQAEM
- the LOC110370295 gene encoding organic cation transporter protein isoform X1, giving the protein MSAKSELASNNNNITVILLENEKKDVENQTTEEDPLTKAIGALGKWQIWVCLVVFLVKFPVAWHQMSIIFLAPPMNYSCAPITPKDGFDNVCERDCKGYIYDHSVFQETIISQWELICDRQWLKNLTQTIFMLGILVGNMMFGHLSDRFGRRNPFLAAVFLQLISGVTTAYSVNWYMFTTLRFFLAVATGGTMVTSFVLTMELIGAKYRDTVGIIYQIPFNLGHLTLPLFAYYLRDWSTFQLAISLPSVLFLSYYFLLPESPRWLLTAGRTEEAVKIMEVAAKRNGRPTEGIASSTQKMAVDVGAKQDEHASFLALFRTPRLRTRTIAICFNWFVCGLCFFGVSQYMSHISGNIFTNVAISASIQVPGTIMSVYANKLLGRKITLISANCVTGISCLLIIVVPQSGVSHLTLGCTGLWGLSISFATVYLYAGELFPTVVRNSGVGLSSTVARIGSMLAPFVATLAHTSAWLPPLAFGIVPLIGAALCFLLPETCGKKLPDTLEEGEA
- the LOC110370295 gene encoding organic cation transporter protein isoform X2; protein product: MLENEKKDVENQTTEEDPLTKAIGALGKWQIWVCLVVFLVKFPVAWHQMSIIFLAPPMNYSCAPITPKDGFDNVCERDCKGYIYDHSVFQETIISQWELICDRQWLKNLTQTIFMLGILVGNMMFGHLSDRFGRRNPFLAAVFLQLISGVTTAYSVNWYMFTTLRFFLAVATGGTMVTSFVLTMELIGAKYRDTVGIIYQIPFNLGHLTLPLFAYYLRDWSTFQLAISLPSVLFLSYYFLLPESPRWLLTAGRTEEAVKIMEVAAKRNGRPTEGIASSTQKMAVDVGAKQDEHASFLALFRTPRLRTRTIAICFNWFVCGLCFFGVSQYMSHISGNIFTNVAISASIQVPGTIMSVYANKLLGRKITLISANCVTGISCLLIIVVPQSGVSHLTLGCTGLWGLSISFATVYLYAGELFPTVVRNSGVGLSSTVARIGSMLAPFVATLAHTSAWLPPLAFGIVPLIGAALCFLLPETCGKKLPDTLEEGEA